From Corynebacterium pseudotuberculosis:
ATTGGGATCGCGCAAAACTGCCTTGGGATCATGCTGGCCGCTCTCGTCTTTAATCACCAGGGCCAAAGAATCATCGATCTCTTTGGGAGAAATATCCACATGGCCTTTGGAAATTTCCACCTTTTTTGTATTCAGAACGCCTGAAGAGGGCTCAGTCTCCTTGGAATCTTTCTTTTTTTCAGGAGTCTTAGCTTTATCCGGCTTGCTAGCCGTGGTCTGTTCGCTGGTTTCCTCGCCGGTCTCTTCCCCGGGCTCTTCGGTCGCTTCCGCTGGAGTTTGCTCGGATTCCTTCTTGGGTTTCTTGTTGCCCTCTCCGGGCTCCTCACCCTCCGAGGGGTCCTCGCCTTCCGCGGGTTCCGCACCTTCCGATTCCTCAGGATCCTCCGCAGCTTTTCCATTACCCAGCTTGACGGTGGTTTCCGCTAACGGCTGGTATTCACCCTTACGAGACTCCACAAAGGTTGCTTTACCTGGAGCTATAGTCCTGGAGCTTGGAATGATATCCAACAGCAGCTGATAGTCTTCACTATCGCAGCCGCCGATTATCTGCAGGCTGGTTCGGTTATTAGGGGCACTGGTAAATGCAACGGGACACGTGGGAGCATGATCCTTAGGAACGCCCGTAAACTCCTTGCCAGACTCCTTCTCATAGAACCCGCCCACTGCCTTTACAGTCAGGTCTTTATCTTTAGGGTCTATGGTGAGGTCAAAGCTTCCAATATCTTTGTCCATCTTGCCCGTTGAGACGGCAACATCTAGGCTCTTTGGCTTGATGTCTTCTAGGTCGAATTCTTCCAGTTCCTCATCCTTCTGAGCCTCTGGGAATTCGCCCGCGTCGCTTGTCTTTTGCTCTTTCCCGCCCGTGGTGTGCTCAAGTTCTTCAGACACCCACCGGGGGCTCTGGGAATCCTTGCCCGGGATGTACACAACTTGGAACTTGGAGTTTAGGCCGCCGATCATCTCAACCCACTCGGCTTTGCCCCCTTTCACGGGGACTTCGGCCAGGTAGTAGCCATCGATATAGAAGACGGCATGACCGGAATCTTTAGCGTTTCCGGTGTTAAAAGCCAGCTTGGTCAGAAGATCCTTATCACTACCGCCGGAGCCGCCGGCATAAGGGGACATCATAAACTCAGGCTTAAAGTCTTCCGACGAGTCCTCATCTTTGGAATCCGATGCCTCATCATAGGCCTCTTTTATATTCCCAAGCTTTGCCTCCGAGGGATCGGGGCCGCCTACTTGCCAAATTAGCTTCTGCGGCTCAGATGCAATGAGCTTTCCGTCTGTGCCACGGGCAGAAGCGCGGTAGCTGATCTCATACCTGCCGGGGCGGGTAAAAGTGGTGGCGTTGTGCGTGTGGGTTCCTTTTTCCACCCATGTAGAACGGTACCCGGTATCATGCGACGACCATAGGCGCTGCAGCGGCATCTCCTCGTCGCTATACGTGAAGAGTTCCATCTTTCCGGGACCCTCAAAACCAACGATGTCTAGGTTGAAGGACTCATCACGGAACTTCTCAGTGGGCAGATCAATGGCAGCGCCAAAGCCCGCCCAGATCGGCATGCCGTCAGTAGGGGAGCCGTGCGCAGGGCCCCCGTAGTACATGAGCTGCCCTTTTTCCCCTAGGAATTTGAGACGGTCATCATCTGGAACATTCCATGCATAGAGTCCACGATCAACTTTTCCTCTACTTACCCAGTTAATTGTTTTCTCAATAGGAATCATTCCGCTGCTCTTGGAAACCAGGGAAAAATTATCGTCTTGCCACACCGCGTGCGGTGAATCAACGTGCACTTGGGTACGGACGGTGAGGGAATCGTCCGAGTCCGTATTTGCGGAGGCAACGGGAATTACGCTTGAAGCGATAAGCCCGCCAACGGCTAAAAAGCCCAGGCAGGCCGCCGATATTCTTTTAGGCACAAGGGATCCTTTGTTGAATTATTGAAAATAACACTCTTTAATCTAATGAGAATCATTTTCTATGTCAACACCCTCCCCTTAGTAGGGAGAGAACACTATAAATATCCAGGTTTACTACCTTCACCAAACAGCTCCGTAACCCCCAAACCGTCG
This genomic window contains:
- a CDS encoding choice-of-anchor M domain-containing protein, which codes for MPKRISAACLGFLAVGGLIASSVIPVASANTDSDDSLTVRTQVHVDSPHAVWQDDNFSLVSKSSGMIPIEKTINWVSRGKVDRGLYAWNVPDDDRLKFLGEKGQLMYYGGPAHGSPTDGMPIWAGFGAAIDLPTEKFRDESFNLDIVGFEGPGKMELFTYSDEEMPLQRLWSSHDTGYRSTWVEKGTHTHNATTFTRPGRYEISYRASARGTDGKLIASEPQKLIWQVGGPDPSEAKLGNIKEAYDEASDSKDEDSSEDFKPEFMMSPYAGGSGGSDKDLLTKLAFNTGNAKDSGHAVFYIDGYYLAEVPVKGGKAEWVEMIGGLNSKFQVVYIPGKDSQSPRWVSEELEHTTGGKEQKTSDAGEFPEAQKDEELEEFDLEDIKPKSLDVAVSTGKMDKDIGSFDLTIDPKDKDLTVKAVGGFYEKESGKEFTGVPKDHAPTCPVAFTSAPNNRTSLQIIGGCDSEDYQLLLDIIPSSRTIAPGKATFVESRKGEYQPLAETTVKLGNGKAAEDPEESEGAEPAEGEDPSEGEEPGEGNKKPKKESEQTPAEATEEPGEETGEETSEQTTASKPDKAKTPEKKKDSKETEPSSGVLNTKKVEISKGHVDISPKEIDDSLALVIKDESGQHDPKAVLRDPNSVTFVVPQSSKTLLKGDIKDIAKKGDRVYMLPEVQKTGLVWLGFSTEEIYAETEDNYEFTITPKHTPEGGKWVAYSGDAGSSENRIGDSSGEHVYKAEGSTHRHLNWVFTKPGKYTMEVVVKDTWDELSKPATLTFDVRDSNSVAGNSQGSKAQKPSNPNKDGNSTSAPTKKDSPERPTAKPTAKEDRNDGRRELVDGHLDFGPAFVDGKLGFYVGVDVKREHDAVSDDGHNLAHPDKVALVVGENRRFTIGEKGNRGIPENDDTAFLGKKGDHVYYLPNTQDHNAVWPGFDTNKVRNKFPKGMSIEIEPESMPDGAKWWAGHLPSLSNDLIKLADSSGKSVIDKGEPFHEHADWFFTKPGTYKIKMRAVAQDSGTSTQAMTSDGKQINIGLVAGGETATNWETIVFEVGTGEAARATSGTSSQGAQGVTAAAKGKQGSKTVALTKNDNAPKKGVKSLLANTGASPEVALALAMLFVGVGFAAIGYRRMKNAEQL